In Strigops habroptila isolate Jane chromosome 4, bStrHab1.2.pri, whole genome shotgun sequence, a single genomic region encodes these proteins:
- the TMEM216 gene encoding transmembrane protein 216: MAPRSRQRSSAPLQVLLFLNGWYSATYFLLEAFIFVYKVLLLPYPFTNLVLDVVLLFLYLGTEATRIFFGSKGNLCQRKVPLCISLALTVPAAVMAAYYLLLQTYALRLEAILNAILLLFYALELLLGVLALLSFSSVDSY; this comes from the exons ATGGCGCCCAGGA GCCGCCAGCGCTCCTCGGCCCCGCTGCAGGTCCTGCTGTTCCTCAACGGGTGGTACAGCGCTACCTACTTCCTGCTGGAGGCCTTCATCTTCGTGTACAAGG tgctgctgctgccctatCCCTTCACCAACCTGGTGCTGGACGtggtgctgctcttcctctaCCTCGGCACTGAGGCTACTCGCATCTTCTTCG ggtccaagggcaacctgtgccagcggAAGGTCCCGCTCTGCATCAGCCTGGCCCTGACCGTGCCGGCAGCCGTGATGGCAGCCTAttacctgctgctgcagacctATGCCCTGCGCCTGGAAGCCATCCTCAAcgccatcctcctcctcttctacgccctggagctgctgctgggtgtcCTGGCgctcctctccttctccag CGTGGATTCATACTGA